A DNA window from Methanococcus voltae PS contains the following coding sequences:
- a CDS encoding AAA family ATPase: MILKSLELQNFRSHRNSKIEFKEGITTIVGKNGSGKSSIFQAINYALFAPSGKDYSLQNMIKNEADSFRISFTFEVRGKTYTVIRQRNRKSTKSENILFLKDNLNDNILADNNSNVNAKVQEILEMDNNVFANAIYIKQGDIVNLVNLAPKTRKDTIDKILGVEKYAKAHEKMKEIINRYDEKIKVLTNNLTDEEVIYESISKNNELIQNYNNLKSENANNLKNLKSNEKDVLDKLDILKANSEKNEEYNLNLLTNNGKIDKLNNNISNLSDDKSILIDNKTKIFEKKENYKKCMVLMQKMDLVNEKLYNKDNKEFYNKYKELKSNLSYLIKSYGDYRCDNIVKKDNTIIDVQKSTELLNISSNEILIAENINKMGEIAKNTKSIKNFDKSLDIISNDLEVIITELDAIATQKSNMEENKGYYIQYEQLSNKLDDLNEKINVSTILSGRISDIQKEIKNLENTLKEHAKQTIKIKEIEKKLTNLENVEQDIKLNNEKLNSLKSNKINLETKINELITSNNELKSISDKKVCPTCRTELSDEKKNEIISNNDKLIEDYKEALDKCINNIGNISNDLKVATVILNELNNLKTQLVLLNSKKESEINLKLELDEKINNLQNLQNENRLNGKLDDLKALKAELTSKQQYIKDGYTKYVYAENYLKNNNMGNAKTSELDDKKNEIIQKFLEILEKSNKLSLINFTLDSELINTNTLKSFKVELGNSLDTLKDKMKYLQGLNKLLCDITDILKEIASKDLKTKYYEYENNLSDKNSLELELKIYNPDYELYKNSEAVINTYISNYGSKNSKYYEYFENSDLEQLLNNNNEIDVKIAKFEELINKLLNLTNESIRKIETKNNEIISKINALNYSKEEHELFRGKNEALKQQIYDINLEIQKIHSEIVNLENENKHFKQKLEDNNQKKDELNKLKYFKNYLTKVRKVFSRDGVQKHIREMYIPLIQKHANAIFSEFGMPYSHIQITPDCDLIVDEIPVSNMSGGEQVAVALALRLGIANAICDNMECIILDEPTAYLDEDRRRNLLTIFSSIKKINQIVIITHHHEMEEIANEVIRLTKKGDDSKITISEAN, encoded by the coding sequence ATGATATTAAAGAGTTTAGAGCTTCAAAATTTTAGAAGCCACAGGAATAGCAAAATTGAATTTAAAGAAGGTATCACCACAATTGTAGGAAAAAATGGCAGTGGTAAATCATCCATTTTTCAAGCAATCAACTATGCATTATTCGCCCCTTCGGGTAAAGACTACAGTTTGCAAAATATGATAAAAAATGAAGCTGATAGCTTTAGAATTTCATTTACTTTTGAAGTTAGGGGGAAAACTTACACCGTTATACGCCAAAGGAATCGAAAATCAACCAAATCTGAAAATATATTGTTTTTAAAAGACAATTTAAACGATAATATACTAGCAGATAACAATTCTAATGTTAACGCCAAGGTTCAAGAGATTTTAGAGATGGATAACAATGTTTTTGCAAATGCAATATACATTAAGCAAGGAGATATCGTAAATTTAGTTAATTTGGCTCCTAAGACTAGGAAAGATACCATAGATAAAATTTTGGGCGTGGAAAAATATGCAAAAGCCCACGAAAAAATGAAAGAGATAATAAATAGGTACGATGAAAAAATAAAGGTCTTAACTAACAATCTAACCGATGAAGAAGTTATTTACGAATCTATTTCAAAAAATAACGAATTAATTCAAAATTATAATAATTTAAAATCTGAAAACGCAAATAATTTAAAAAATCTCAAATCCAACGAAAAAGACGTTTTAGATAAATTAGATATTTTAAAAGCAAATAGTGAAAAAAATGAAGAATATAATTTAAATCTGCTAACAAATAATGGAAAAATCGATAAATTGAATAATAATATATCTAATTTATCAGACGATAAGAGCATATTAATTGATAATAAAACTAAAATATTTGAAAAAAAGGAAAATTACAAAAAATGTATGGTTTTAATGCAAAAAATGGATTTAGTAAATGAAAAACTGTATAATAAAGATAATAAAGAATTTTATAATAAATATAAAGAATTAAAATCCAATTTATCATACCTCATTAAATCTTATGGCGACTATAGGTGTGATAATATTGTTAAAAAGGACAATACTATAATTGACGTTCAAAAAAGCACTGAATTATTAAATATATCAAGCAATGAAATTTTAATTGCAGAAAACATTAACAAAATGGGCGAAATTGCAAAAAATACCAAATCTATTAAAAATTTTGATAAATCATTGGATATAATATCAAATGATTTAGAAGTTATTATAACTGAATTGGATGCAATAGCTACTCAAAAATCAAATATGGAAGAAAATAAAGGGTATTATATACAGTATGAACAATTATCTAATAAATTAGATGATTTAAACGAAAAAATAAATGTTTCAACAATTTTATCTGGACGTATCTCAGATATCCAAAAAGAAATTAAAAATTTAGAGAATACGTTAAAAGAGCATGCTAAACAAACAATAAAGATTAAAGAGATTGAAAAAAAATTAACTAACCTAGAAAACGTTGAGCAAGATATAAAACTAAATAATGAAAAGTTAAATAGCTTAAAATCTAACAAAATAAATCTCGAAACTAAAATAAATGAATTAATAACCTCAAACAATGAATTAAAAAGTATTTCTGATAAAAAAGTATGCCCTACTTGCAGAACTGAATTATCTGACGAAAAAAAGAACGAAATTATCTCAAACAATGACAAATTAATTGAAGATTACAAAGAAGCACTGGATAAGTGTATCAACAACATCGGAAACATTTCAAACGACTTAAAAGTAGCAACGGTTATATTAAACGAATTAAATAATTTAAAAACTCAATTGGTGTTATTAAATTCTAAAAAAGAGTCAGAAATTAATTTAAAATTAGAACTGGATGAAAAAATTAATAATTTACAAAATTTACAAAATGAAAATAGATTAAATGGCAAATTAGATGATTTAAAAGCTTTAAAAGCTGAATTAACTAGTAAACAACAGTATATAAAAGATGGATATACCAAATACGTTTATGCAGAAAATTATTTGAAAAATAACAATATGGGTAATGCCAAAACAAGCGAATTAGATGATAAAAAGAACGAAATAATCCAAAAATTTTTGGAAATACTAGAGAAATCAAATAAACTTTCTTTGATAAATTTTACATTAGATAGTGAGTTAATTAATACGAATACCTTAAAAAGTTTTAAAGTTGAGTTAGGGAATTCATTAGATACTTTAAAGGATAAAATGAAATATTTACAAGGATTAAATAAACTATTGTGCGATATTACGGATATATTAAAAGAAATAGCTTCAAAAGATTTGAAAACCAAATATTATGAATATGAAAATAATTTAAGTGATAAAAATAGTTTAGAATTAGAATTAAAAATATATAATCCTGATTATGAGCTTTATAAGAATTCTGAAGCAGTAATTAATACATATATTTCAAACTATGGTTCAAAAAATTCAAAGTACTATGAATATTTTGAAAATTCTGATTTAGAACAATTATTAAATAACAACAACGAAATAGATGTGAAAATAGCTAAATTTGAAGAATTAATCAATAAATTGCTAAATTTAACAAATGAATCTATAAGAAAGATAGAAACTAAAAATAACGAAATAATTTCCAAAATAAATGCTTTAAATTATTCGAAAGAAGAGCACGAACTTTTTAGGGGTAAAAATGAAGCACTAAAACAGCAAATATATGATATTAATTTAGAAATCCAAAAAATCCACTCAGAAATTGTCAACTTGGAAAATGAGAATAAACACTTTAAACAAAAATTAGAAGATAACAATCAAAAGAAAGACGAATTAAACAAATTAAAATACTTTAAAAACTATTTAACTAAAGTTAGGAAGGTATTTTCTAGAGATGGCGTTCAAAAACATATTAGAGAAATGTATATTCCTTTAATACAAAAACATGCAAATGCAATATTTTCAGAGTTTGGTATGCCCTATTCCCATATTCAAATAACACCAGATTGTGATTTAATAGTTGATGAAATACCTGTAAGTAATATGAGCGGTGGAGAACAAGTTGCCGTGGCTTTAGCGCTTAGATTAGGCATTGCAAATGCAATATGTGATAATATGGAATGTATTATCCTAGATGAGCCTACTGCTTACTTAGATGAGGATAGGAGGAGAAATTTGCTAACAATCTTTTCAAGCATAAAAAAGATAAATCAGATTGTTATAATCACACACCATCACGAAATGGAAGAAATTGCAAACGAAGTAATAAGACTTACTAAAAAAGGAGATGACTCTAAAATAACAATTTCCGAAGCAAATTAA
- a CDS encoding type II toxin-antitoxin system VapC family toxin, whose translation MDKTENSQNIQNYSDNQDIKKKELKKYSILLDTNFLIYSFKQGINITYELERVIPVNGEIIILKCVIDELNKLKKELKGKEKLAINLALKLVSRYKIVDYYEGKYADEMIVNYIKNHENCIVGTNDKILKKSIMDLGVPIILIKQQKYYELQGYL comes from the coding sequence ATGGATAAAACCGAAAATAGTCAAAATATTCAAAATTACTCCGATAATCAGGATATTAAAAAAAAAGAATTAAAAAAATATTCAATATTATTGGATACAAATTTTTTAATATATTCATTTAAGCAGGGTATAAATATAACTTATGAATTAGAGCGTGTAATACCTGTTAATGGAGAAATAATAATTTTAAAATGTGTTATTGATGAATTGAACAAACTTAAAAAAGAATTGAAAGGAAAAGAGAAATTAGCAATTAATTTGGCTCTAAAGTTGGTTAGCAGATATAAAATTGTAGATTATTATGAGGGAAAATACGCCGATGAAATGATAGTTAACTATATTAAGAACCATGAAAACTGTATTGTTGGAACAAACGATAAAATTTTGAAAAAATCGATTATGGACTTGGGAGTTCCAATTATATTGATAAAACAGCAAAAATATTATGAATTACAAGGTTATTTATAA
- the tfrA gene encoding fumarate reductase (CoM/CoB) subunit TfrA, producing the protein MKTDILIIGGGGAAARACVEASSVKLDKDSDNILNDSKTNVDITIASKGLFGKSGCTVMAEGGYNAVLNAQDSYEKHYMDTMKGGAYINDSELVKILVKNSPKELKNLEKFGCLFDRKNEKNEENEEYINNNPYNRFKKAQRAFGGQSFNRTCYAGDRTGHEIMTGLMEFIGKLNNVNIMEEVMALKLILDDENKTCIGAIFLNLINGEIFPIYAKSVILATGGAGQIYPITSNPVQKVGDGYAMAYEIGLDLIDMEMVQFHPTGVVGKGTLVTEAVRGEGGILYNKNHERFMEKYDPKKMELSTRDVVAKAIYNEVVNLDNGYNGGVYLDVTHLDSEVIEKKLETMFKQFMNLGVDIRKEPMIVAPTAHHFMGGIVINKDCETTIGGLFACGEIAGGIHGANRLGGNALADTQVFGAIAGKNAIKYIKKDNFISNVEKEEDYKTINLELKKVNDEIKLKKECQKDYKKDYEDEKLNYSKLINELRNIMWQYVSIVKNEKGLYKALAELDVLIEKSKNLNVKGLYDIQKYFEFKNMVLVSELVIKSALYRKESRGAQYRDDYPTTTENCVGNVVINQNGIKFIKRG; encoded by the coding sequence ATAAAAACGGATATTTTGATAATTGGTGGAGGAGGTGCTGCTGCACGTGCTTGTGTTGAAGCTTCTTCAGTTAAACTCGATAAAGACTCAGATAATATATTAAATGATAGTAAAACCAATGTTGATATTACAATAGCCTCAAAGGGACTATTTGGTAAAAGTGGTTGTACAGTTATGGCAGAAGGTGGCTACAATGCTGTTTTAAATGCACAAGATAGCTATGAAAAGCACTACATGGACACAATGAAAGGTGGTGCTTATATAAATGACTCTGAACTCGTTAAAATTCTTGTAAAAAATTCACCAAAAGAATTAAAAAATTTAGAAAAATTCGGATGTTTATTTGACCGTAAAAATGAAAAAAATGAGGAAAATGAAGAATACATTAACAATAACCCATATAATAGATTTAAAAAGGCACAAAGGGCTTTTGGCGGTCAAAGTTTCAATAGAACTTGTTATGCAGGGGATAGGACAGGTCATGAAATAATGACTGGTTTAATGGAATTCATAGGCAAATTGAATAATGTAAACATTATGGAAGAAGTTATGGCCTTAAAACTTATTTTAGACGATGAAAATAAAACCTGTATTGGTGCAATCTTCTTAAATTTAATAAATGGCGAAATATTCCCAATTTACGCTAAATCTGTAATTCTTGCAACGGGCGGGGCTGGTCAAATATACCCGATTACCTCAAATCCTGTCCAAAAAGTTGGCGATGGTTACGCTATGGCTTATGAAATAGGTTTGGATTTAATAGACATGGAAATGGTACAATTTCACCCAACCGGAGTTGTAGGCAAAGGTACACTTGTAACCGAGGCAGTTCGTGGAGAAGGTGGTATATTATACAACAAGAACCATGAAAGATTTATGGAAAAATACGACCCTAAAAAAATGGAACTTTCCACTCGAGACGTTGTAGCTAAAGCAATCTATAATGAAGTAGTAAATTTAGATAATGGCTATAATGGGGGAGTTTATTTAGATGTTACGCATCTTGATTCAGAGGTTATCGAAAAGAAACTTGAAACAATGTTTAAACAATTTATGAATTTAGGTGTTGATATTAGAAAAGAACCAATGATTGTTGCACCTACTGCACACCATTTTATGGGCGGTATTGTGATAAATAAAGATTGTGAAACAACTATTGGCGGATTATTTGCTTGTGGTGAAATTGCGGGGGGTATACACGGAGCCAATAGATTAGGTGGCAATGCCCTTGCTGATACTCAAGTTTTTGGTGCTATAGCCGGTAAAAATGCTATAAAATACATTAAAAAGGATAATTTTATATCCAATGTAGAAAAAGAAGAAGATTATAAAACAATAAATTTGGAATTGAAAAAAGTCAATGACGAGATTAAATTGAAAAAAGAGTGTCAAAAGGATTATAAAAAGGACTATGAAGATGAAAAATTAAATTATTCCAAATTAATAAATGAATTAAGAAATATTATGTGGCAATATGTTTCAATTGTAAAAAATGAAAAAGGATTATACAAAGCACTTGCTGAATTAGATGTATTAATTGAAAAATCCAAAAATTTAAACGTTAAAGGTCTTTATGATATACAAAAATACTTTGAATTTAAAAATATGGTTTTAGTATCTGAATTAGTAATAAAATCTGCTTTGTATCGTAAAGAAAGTAGGGGGGCACAGTATAGGGACGATTACCCGACTACTACCGAAAACTGCGTTGGAAATGTAGTTATAAATCAAAATGGAATTAAATTTATAAAAAGGGGATAA
- a CDS encoding metallophosphoesterase family protein — translation MRFVHIADTHLSNRQYGLDEREKDIYDSFNQCIEKIIELEPDFVVHSGDLFDRSNPSVNAMLTAIKGFEALKEKKIPIYAIQGNHDMPRDVSKGKPYVVLKRVLGNEFFKTFGKNNCHILEDMGIYGFDYYPVNKKSIIDEKLESIEKKINDIRNEGVKKSVLLMHQGFNGFLPLEELCEVNIGDIPEVDYIACGHIHKRSLVSYDEDSNHKFKSKNPLLAYSGSIDSLSEKEYYDYEKNGKGFYYVDFDNCDLDKNNIEKIDIKCRKFEKIEVYNQIDYNTLVNNLKKYNPKAIAIGEVCEELYEPLKAKLNEYTLYYRLVRKSDYEVDISDINETNIQKVFEDYVYSKGLDVNFVDNINHKMNSAEENYMEYVEDYYTANFKNSVIEKFIEENASENAKADNNESIEECNLKTTQMKLGNKN, via the coding sequence TTGAGATTTGTACATATTGCAGATACACATTTGAGTAATAGGCAGTACGGACTCGATGAACGGGAAAAAGATATATACGACTCATTTAATCAGTGTATTGAAAAAATAATAGAGTTAGAACCGGACTTTGTTGTGCATAGCGGTGATTTATTTGATAGGTCTAATCCATCAGTTAACGCCATGCTAACCGCCATTAAAGGATTTGAAGCATTAAAAGAGAAAAAAATACCGATATATGCCATTCAGGGTAACCACGATATGCCCCGAGATGTTTCAAAAGGTAAACCATACGTAGTTTTAAAAAGAGTCTTAGGAAATGAATTTTTTAAGACTTTTGGAAAAAATAATTGTCATATACTTGAAGATATGGGCATATATGGATTTGATTACTATCCAGTCAACAAAAAATCTATTATTGATGAAAAACTCGAAAGTATCGAGAAAAAAATAAACGATATACGTAATGAAGGGGTTAAAAAGTCCGTTTTACTAATGCATCAGGGTTTTAATGGTTTTTTACCACTTGAAGAGTTATGCGAAGTTAATATAGGCGATATTCCCGAAGTGGACTATATCGCTTGTGGTCATATTCATAAAAGAAGCCTTGTGTCTTATGATGAAGATTCCAACCATAAATTTAAATCCAAAAATCCATTGCTAGCATATTCAGGCTCTATAGATTCGTTATCTGAAAAAGAATATTATGATTATGAAAAAAACGGAAAAGGCTTTTACTACGTTGATTTTGACAATTGTGACCTTGATAAAAACAATATTGAGAAAATCGATATAAAATGTAGGAAATTCGAAAAAATTGAAGTATATAATCAAATTGATTACAATACACTCGTTAATAATTTAAAAAAGTATAATCCAAAAGCTATTGCCATTGGAGAAGTTTGTGAAGAACTTTACGAACCATTAAAAGCTAAATTAAACGAATATACATTATACTATCGACTCGTTAGAAAATCTGACTATGAAGTGGATATATCAGATATAAACGAAACAAACATTCAAAAGGTTTTTGAGGATTATGTTTATTCAAAAGGTTTAGATGTTAATTTTGTCGATAATATAAACCATAAAATGAATTCAGCAGAAGAAAATTATATGGAATATGTAGAAGACTATTATACGGCTAATTTCAAAAATAGTGTTATTGAAAAATTTATTGAAGAAAATGCTAGTGAAAACGCCAAAGCAGATAATAATGAATCTATTGAAGAGTGTAACCTAAAAACGACTCAAATGAAACTAGGTAATAAAAATTAA
- a CDS encoding DUF190 domain-containing protein: MKFIDCKILRVYLKESDKFNGQNMTHTVVKLLKSHGISGATVFKAQCGYGRRGVSRFDILRLSMNLPVIVECIDYETTFEQVLPELTKIVGENGLITMENIQVVKE, from the coding sequence ATGAAATTTATAGATTGCAAAATTTTAAGGGTTTATTTAAAAGAAAGTGACAAATTTAACGGACAAAATATGACTCATACTGTTGTAAAGTTATTAAAAAGTCATGGGATATCTGGCGCCACAGTTTTCAAAGCACAATGTGGTTATGGTAGGCGTGGAGTTTCTAGATTTGATATATTAAGACTTTCTATGAATTTGCCGGTTATTGTAGAGTGTATAGATTACGAAACAACTTTTGAACAGGTTCTTCCCGAATTAACAAAAATTGTTGGAGAAAATGGGTTAATTACTATGGAAAACATTCAGGTGGTTAAGGAATGA